One region of Candidatus Korarchaeum sp. genomic DNA includes:
- a CDS encoding ABC transporter permease has product MIEDLLSLTSQALVAMIPLLLASVGEIITERSGVVNIGLEGILVLSAFVSSLVTFSTSDPYLGLLAGALSGLSAGLLHGFISVYLRGDQIIAGVGFNTFAYGISILGLINTWGHHGASPMVSKIPFFGAPLYISPLLPIALIIAITCWFWLFRTSSGLRLRACGEDPRAAEAMGVNVLRTRFLATLLGATLTGIGGAYIVVGWIGQFTRHISAGRGFIALAIVALSGWNPALSIAGSFIFGFFDAISLYLPVKIQIINPGLNLTSLSYIFRIIPYLGVLIIVSSFFRRGRAPRDLGRPYIKE; this is encoded by the coding sequence ATGATAGAGGATCTCCTGAGCTTGACCTCTCAAGCTCTAGTGGCGATGATACCCCTCCTACTAGCTAGCGTCGGTGAGATAATCACTGAGAGGAGCGGGGTAGTTAACATAGGGCTCGAGGGGATACTCGTACTCTCAGCCTTCGTATCCTCCCTCGTGACCTTCAGCACGAGCGACCCCTACTTGGGCCTCCTAGCCGGCGCCCTCTCAGGCCTCTCAGCCGGCTTGCTCCACGGATTCATAAGCGTCTACTTGAGGGGAGATCAGATAATAGCTGGCGTCGGCTTCAATACTTTCGCATACGGGATAAGCATACTGGGTTTGATAAACACATGGGGCCATCATGGAGCCTCTCCCATGGTATCAAAGATCCCATTCTTCGGGGCCCCTCTCTACATATCCCCGCTGCTCCCCATAGCCCTGATTATAGCGATAACCTGCTGGTTCTGGCTCTTCAGGACATCTTCGGGCCTAAGATTGAGGGCTTGCGGTGAGGATCCAAGAGCCGCTGAGGCTATGGGGGTGAACGTCCTCAGGACGAGGTTCCTCGCTACTTTGCTCGGGGCCACTCTGACTGGGATAGGAGGGGCTTATATAGTGGTGGGGTGGATAGGCCAGTTCACTAGGCACATCTCAGCGGGAAGGGGTTTCATAGCTCTGGCTATAGTAGCATTGAGCGGATGGAATCCAGCCCTATCAATAGCTGGCAGCTTCATCTTCGGCTTCTTCGATGCTATCTCTCTCTATCTTCCTGTCAAGATCCAGATTATCAACCCTGGCTTGAACTTGACGTCCCTCTCCTACATATTCAGGATAATACCCTACTTGGGGGTCCTGATAATAGTCAGCTCCTTCTTCAGGAGGGGGAGGGCTCCTAGGGACTTGGGAAGGCCCTACATCAAGGAGTAA